The region CCGTTCcgatcaaaatattaaaacattcagTGACACACCAACTGAGAAACCTGATGAAAGTGCCCTGGTTATTGGAGATTTTATTGTAcagaacattaaaatagaataaccAAGTGTTGGCTTAATGAATAAATTAGATCCCTTTCTGCGAAAGCTCTTTTATAGGTTTCTTATTTGTTTATGGTTTATCtgcatgctttatttttatcttatgagtaaattttttgcttttttatttttatatttccaaataatgtttataattgTACAGCACTATTAATTGACTTACCACTGGGCTGACTGAAATCTGGAAAACTGAAGCCCACTGTAAAACACAAGAACACAAACACAGTGAACATTATGCACACTACATGACTGAAATAATTCAGAATGATGAGATCAAatatgaatctaaaatataatttgaatctaaaaaagtaatgtttataagcactccaactttaaaatgtttgtgactttgacataataaacattatttttaatctacAACTTATCAGTGGCCAGCGGTGACTTATGTTTTAAtatctacaaaaaaaatgtcagttgtACAGTAATTTGGTACAacacttgtttttaaatgtgcttttaaatgattgatttctcttttatgccaaaaatcattatgatattaagaagatatttcttcatttcatgaagatatttttatcaaaacttttttttttttttttttttgattagtactttaaaggcgattttctaaatttttttctaaatttttttttttttttttttgcaccctcagattccagattttcaaatagttgtaacttgaccaaaaattgaaaaagcttgaaaagcttatttatggaATAAATGACCCTTTTGAcagcttttgtggtccagggtcacaaatatttatgaaaaacagTAATGCTCAAATATCTGTGATCACTATATGTTTAAGACAACAAAACTATGAAGACTTACAAGGGTTTGGGATCTGTGGTAAAATGGATGTGCTACTTTGTTCCTTTTTCactttcctttttcctttgtCTTCTGTGTCCTCTGATGAGCCAATCTTTGGTGTTTCTTTAATCGTCTCACAATATTTTCTCTTCCGTATATTCTTTACCGTTTTGAAAATCTGAGagacaatttttgttttatccTTAAACTCAACATGTCCTCCTCCACACTCTGCTGTTAACTGCTGAATGAATGTATTGGGTTTCACAGACGTCCTTTTAGCTCTGCGTGTCTGTTCATCAGTGGTGATCACTATCGTGTGTTTAATGGCATCTTCACTGAATAGTTTGAGCAGGTGTTTGACTCTTCTCAGGTCGTCCTCAGTGAAGTGTTTGTGCTGCAGTACGAGTATGAAGACATGAGGTCCTGGATCAGACAGATGGACACACTCTCTCACTGTCTGTGTGATCTGATGATCTGAGATGTTGGTCTGGAGCAGCTGAGGACTGTTGATGATGATCACGTGTCTGTCCTTCAGTCTTCCTGAGACTCTCTCTACAACATCTGGAGGAGCTTCACTGTCAAACGCTGCTCGTCCTAATATGAAGTTTCCCACATCACTGTTTTCAGACACACTCCAACCCAGAAGAACAATCCTCACTGCAAACAGTCAAATCAGACGTTCAGTATTTACAAGACTTACACATTCTCTGTGACAGCATCctattgtgagaaataaatagacatctttaaatatatctttaaatatgacgattgccttgtttttgtaaaaaaaaataaattgttgcaAAGGGCCCAAGAAccagtttttttctctctctctctcatttctgATCTACTTCTTattgcctttttattattaaatgaaggaACACCCTGAAGATTCAGTCTCCCATGGGCTGAAGCAGTGTGATCTGACCTGCTCTGACAGCTGAAAATAAATGGAGACTGTTGAGAAAAcatgagagagaaaataaagaGGGGAAAGAGATAAAAAGATGAAGAAGAATAGAGAAGAGGGGAGCTGTGAgggaaataaaaatcttttacttttacttcttTCCTAAATAGAGTGAAAGAATACGCCCCCTTGAGGACTGTGTAtattctgtgaaacaaaagttCAGAATAGTTATTACAGTTTAACTGAAAATGACACAAATTACAAACCAAGTATGAAAAATGTCCAAAGTTTATTTTAGATTTGTACCAAGGGggtaaaattaaccatggttttactatagtaaaagtgtagtgtTTTTGGGGGGGCATTGATTAAATTTGTGTAACCCGTTTTACCACATATATCACGGTTAAATTATgattagtgtagcaaaaccatggttaataaGTGGTTACCATGCTTCAGCTACAGTAccaggggcggatctagaaaatattttgtagggtggcaaaggggtggcatggggtctatgaggggtggcaacaccaaagaaagcccccatgcatagtttttggggatttatagtctgacatacacagttgtgttcacaaatattgcattgcCATTAAGTAATCATATACTGtttacaatgaaaaataaataacattttaatatccaTCATGGCAACAAGTCAATTAACAATATAAGAaaacttaatatactaaaacaGGTTATAAATGTTTCTGATGATGTATCACTAAAGAAGATATGCGATTctattaaattaatacttagatggtataaatcacgttttagtgcaagtttagGATTTTTGGAAATAATGCttaattttctgttattaacagagTTGGGAAGCAttagaaaagttcaaataacaaataactgtatatgaacttggtatacaccacaatacagtacagtaaaaaataaaattaaaaattaaattcagcatcctctgcatatttggctaaatttcattacagta is a window of Labeo rohita strain BAU-BD-2019 unplaced genomic scaffold, IGBB_LRoh.1.0 scaffold_2334, whole genome shotgun sequence DNA encoding:
- the LOC127159602 gene encoding GTPase IMAP family member 5-like; its protein translation is MAFDSVRIVLLGWSVSENSDVGNFILGRAAFDSEAPPDVVERVSGRLKDRHVIIINSPQLLQTNISDHQITQTVRECVHLSDPGPHVFILVLQHKHFTEDDLRRVKHLLKLFSEDAIKHTIVITTDEQTRRAKRTSVKPNTFIQQLTAECGGGHVEFKDKTKIVSQIFKTVKNIRKRKYCETIKETPKIGSSEDTEDKGKRKVKKEQSSTSILPQIPNPLGFSFPDFSQPSGKSINSAVQL